A stretch of Roseibium porphyridii DNA encodes these proteins:
- a CDS encoding nuclear transport factor 2 family protein, with translation MTTEEVVRNAIQSYSRADVEAISALLHDDIHYRIHANAETAPYCADCGGKAAFWEAIGRIQSDWSIDDYRLTDIIVSGERAATQISLTITSRHTGVSRETELALFWTVKDGCVVELHEYHDTAAAALSK, from the coding sequence ATGACAACCGAAGAGGTCGTTCGCAACGCCATTCAGTCGTATAGCCGCGCGGATGTCGAGGCCATATCCGCGCTGTTGCATGACGACATTCACTATCGCATCCATGCCAATGCGGAAACTGCACCTTACTGTGCAGATTGCGGGGGCAAGGCAGCATTCTGGGAAGCGATTGGCCGGATTCAGTCAGACTGGAGTATCGACGACTATCGCCTGACAGATATCATCGTCTCAGGCGAACGCGCTGCAACACAGATCAGTCTCACAATCACCAGTCGCCATACCGGAGTTTCGCGAGAGACCGAGCTGGCCTTGTTCTGGACGGTGAAGGACGGCTGCGTCGTCGAACTTCACGAGTACCACGACACTGCGGCGGCGGCTCTGTCAAAATAG
- a CDS encoding caspase family protein, with protein sequence MHSVFVFLKTVILSSLLCVFLISQANSAQRVALVVGNSNYSSVGKLPNPVRDATNIGAVLSELGFEVIYGQDLTHQDFLLTLKRFSNALKGSDVGLFFYAGHGMQISGQNYLLPTDVELETANAIDSELVALNLVLKEMDQRTKTKIVLVDACRDNRFMPGANRSVDAQIVETDLGLAPLEAGSDTLVAFSTEPGSVARDGAGLNSPFSEALLHHISTPNLDVARMMRRVRKRVMDATQNAQVPWSNSSLTGDFSFNYQGNRALTSAAKETALWDAVKDADDPDLIRVYLKRYPNGEFTKQALALIKAAPESKIELSERENREARNSQARHVQNCLQREEDGYDGEPSITVNACSGAVAQFPNSDILKLIYGRALDRSGNETAAAKQFRQSAELGNTDAMVELAVAYDLGKGVEWRAGETMRLLEKAAVLGNTHAMEMLGHIYLEDRQVEYDDAVSFEWFRQAAEGGNASAAFSVATAYKHGEGVRQDHFRARYWFQVALADTNADQTLAMINLADLLATGQGGDKNPEFAQSLLMKAAAQGDQLAMRSLAEFYLDGTFESETTATAVDWTMKAIREGGQIEAEFWFVDPEKNKTYPASFRKEVQNRLREAGVYSGAIDGVIGKGSLMAVFQYANQ encoded by the coding sequence ATGCATTCCGTTTTTGTTTTTCTTAAAACCGTCATCCTTTCTTCTTTGCTCTGCGTATTTTTGATTTCGCAAGCAAACTCGGCACAACGCGTTGCACTGGTAGTCGGGAATTCGAATTATTCATCGGTCGGCAAGCTGCCCAACCCTGTCCGGGATGCCACGAATATCGGCGCTGTCCTGAGCGAACTCGGATTTGAAGTGATTTATGGGCAGGATCTCACTCATCAGGACTTCCTGTTGACGCTCAAACGCTTCTCTAACGCGCTCAAGGGGTCGGACGTTGGCCTGTTCTTTTATGCCGGGCATGGAATGCAGATTTCCGGACAGAATTACCTTCTACCAACGGATGTGGAGCTCGAGACAGCCAATGCGATAGACTCTGAACTCGTTGCCTTGAATTTGGTCCTGAAGGAAATGGACCAGCGGACCAAAACAAAGATTGTGTTGGTTGATGCATGCCGAGACAACCGGTTCATGCCCGGCGCAAACCGCTCCGTAGACGCTCAGATTGTTGAAACTGACCTGGGCTTGGCTCCACTGGAAGCCGGCTCTGACACACTGGTTGCCTTTTCAACGGAGCCGGGAAGCGTTGCGAGAGATGGTGCGGGTTTGAACAGCCCTTTTTCAGAAGCGCTTTTGCATCATATTTCGACGCCGAACCTAGATGTCGCGCGGATGATGAGACGCGTGAGAAAGCGCGTGATGGATGCAACTCAGAACGCGCAGGTTCCCTGGAGCAACTCGTCGCTGACAGGCGACTTTTCCTTCAACTATCAGGGAAATCGGGCGCTTACATCTGCCGCCAAAGAAACCGCGCTTTGGGATGCCGTCAAAGACGCCGATGATCCAGACCTGATAAGGGTATATCTGAAGCGCTATCCCAATGGTGAATTCACCAAACAAGCATTGGCGCTCATCAAAGCCGCACCGGAAAGCAAAATTGAACTTTCAGAGCGCGAAAACAGGGAAGCCCGGAACTCCCAAGCAAGGCATGTCCAGAACTGTTTGCAGCGCGAAGAAGATGGATATGACGGCGAACCGTCGATAACGGTAAATGCGTGTTCCGGCGCTGTCGCACAGTTTCCAAATTCAGATATTCTCAAACTGATTTACGGTCGTGCGCTTGATCGTTCTGGCAACGAGACGGCGGCCGCCAAGCAATTCCGGCAGTCCGCCGAACTTGGCAATACCGATGCCATGGTTGAACTTGCAGTCGCCTATGACCTTGGCAAAGGGGTTGAATGGCGCGCGGGTGAAACCATGCGCCTTTTGGAAAAGGCAGCTGTTCTCGGCAATACCCACGCGATGGAAATGCTCGGGCATATCTATCTTGAAGATCGTCAGGTCGAATACGACGACGCGGTGTCATTCGAGTGGTTTCGGCAAGCTGCAGAAGGCGGCAACGCCAGTGCGGCCTTTTCAGTTGCCACCGCCTACAAGCACGGTGAAGGCGTTCGCCAGGATCACTTTCGTGCCCGGTATTGGTTTCAAGTCGCGCTTGCCGACACCAATGCCGATCAAACACTGGCGATGATCAACCTGGCGGATTTGCTCGCAACAGGTCAGGGCGGCGACAAAAATCCCGAGTTCGCGCAGTCCCTCCTTATGAAAGCTGCGGCGCAAGGAGACCAGCTGGCAATGCGTTCTCTTGCCGAGTTCTATCTCGACGGAACATTTGAAAGCGAGACAACTGCGACCGCCGTCGACTGGACGATGAAGGCCATCCGTGAAGGCGGACAAATCGAGGCTGAATTCTGGTTTGTTGATCCTGAAAAGAACAAAACCTACCCTGCAAGCTTCAGAAAAGAAGTCCAAAACCGATTGAGGGAAGCAGGCGTCTATTCCGGCGCGATCGATGGTGTCATCGGCAAAGGGTCACTGATGGCAGTGTTTCAATACGCCAACCAATAG
- a CDS encoding mandelate racemase/muconate lactonizing enzyme family protein, translated as MKITRVTSHVLQYDLPEELGYSQQFYAKRSAHLVEVETDAGITGWGECFGPGNVALANKGIVEKVIQPMILGDDALDRDVIWHKVYNLLRDHGQKGMPLQALSGVDIALWDIAGKVAGLPLHKLIGGAHRRQVQVYGYGMMLKRESVDEHVARFRAEAAEIMDKGFVAAKMKSGLGPKEDVRLCEAVAKGVDGRGKFMVDANHCYTTSDAFYVGRALDDLGAYWFEEPVAPEDLDGYRELRAGLKVNISGGEAEFNRWGWRQILENRGLDIAQPEVCAMGGVSEYLRVLTLCHAHFTPVINHVWGSAIAVAVNLQLLAAMPPLPGGLNPWEPMLEFDTTDNKFRDALLVEPLHIQEEVYENGGFVTIPDRPGLGVEPDRGFIAKYEVD; from the coding sequence ATGAAAATCACCCGCGTCACCAGTCACGTTCTGCAATACGATTTGCCGGAAGAACTCGGTTACTCCCAACAGTTTTATGCCAAGCGAAGTGCGCACCTCGTTGAAGTGGAAACGGATGCCGGCATTACCGGTTGGGGCGAGTGTTTCGGACCGGGCAATGTCGCCCTTGCAAACAAGGGGATCGTTGAAAAGGTCATTCAACCGATGATCCTCGGCGACGATGCGCTGGATCGGGATGTCATCTGGCACAAGGTCTATAATCTTTTGCGGGATCACGGCCAGAAGGGCATGCCCCTTCAAGCGCTCTCCGGTGTTGACATCGCCCTTTGGGATATCGCCGGCAAAGTGGCAGGACTTCCATTGCACAAACTGATCGGGGGGGCTCATCGAAGGCAGGTCCAGGTCTATGGCTATGGCATGATGCTCAAGCGGGAGAGCGTCGATGAGCACGTGGCACGTTTCAGGGCCGAAGCAGCTGAGATCATGGACAAGGGATTTGTCGCGGCAAAGATGAAATCCGGTCTGGGTCCGAAAGAAGACGTTCGGCTTTGCGAGGCCGTTGCCAAAGGGGTCGATGGTCGCGGCAAATTCATGGTCGATGCCAACCACTGCTACACGACGTCCGACGCGTTTTATGTCGGCAGAGCCCTGGATGACTTGGGGGCCTACTGGTTCGAGGAGCCTGTCGCACCCGAGGACCTCGACGGCTACAGGGAACTGCGAGCCGGATTGAAGGTCAACATCTCTGGTGGTGAAGCTGAATTCAACCGATGGGGCTGGCGCCAGATCCTGGAAAACCGGGGATTGGACATTGCTCAGCCGGAAGTGTGCGCGATGGGCGGTGTCAGCGAATATCTGCGCGTTCTAACCCTTTGCCACGCCCATTTCACGCCGGTTATAAACCATGTCTGGGGTTCGGCCATCGCCGTCGCCGTCAATCTCCAGCTCCTGGCCGCAATGCCGCCACTCCCGGGAGGTCTGAACCCATGGGAACCGATGCTCGAGTTCGACACAACCGACAACAAGTTCCGGGATGCGTTGCTCGTCGAGCCCCTGCATATCCAGGAAGAAGTCTATGAGAATGGTGGATTTGTGACGATCCCTGATCGCCCAGGCCTCGGCGTGGAACCGGACCGCGGCTTCATTGCCAAATATGAAGTCGACTGA
- a CDS encoding selenium-binding protein SBP56-related protein: MNLRPDPTFHASPKLAMQAPVENYAFTVMLSPDGSQSDGIAVVDLNPKSDSYGQIVHQVIVPNKGDEFHHFGWNACSSALSPLSGHAFLERRYLIVPGIRSSRIYVIDVKEPLKAKIHKTIEPEEVFAKTGYSRPHTIHCGPEGIYVSCLGGRGEDGTDGPPGIFIMDCETFDIIGQYEMDRGKQDKHYDFWWNLPQDYMVSSEWGLPPQFENGVVPEDLLSNKYGHSIHFWDLRKRKNIQTMDFGENHQMALEIRPAHDPTKSYGFCGVVVDTTNLQGSIFTWWRDEDGKWKSKKTITIDPRPEKAENLPPLLQGFEAVPPLVTDIDLSLDDKYLYVACWGLGEMHQYDVSDPMNPVLTGKVELGGIARSAKHPNGKDFAYGPQMVEISRDGKRVYWTNSLYSTWDDQFYPGTEGGQMVMARVGENGGLELDKDFYIDFPKGLRAHQIRLEGGDCSTDSFCYPSV, from the coding sequence ATGAACCTTAGGCCAGATCCTACATTCCATGCATCGCCAAAGCTTGCGATGCAGGCACCGGTCGAAAATTATGCATTTACGGTAATGCTCAGTCCCGACGGATCGCAATCCGACGGCATAGCCGTTGTTGACCTCAACCCAAAGTCCGACAGCTACGGGCAGATCGTTCATCAGGTGATCGTGCCCAACAAGGGCGATGAGTTCCATCACTTTGGCTGGAACGCATGTTCGTCGGCTCTGTCGCCGCTTTCAGGTCACGCGTTCCTCGAACGGCGCTATCTCATTGTTCCAGGCATCCGTTCATCGCGCATCTATGTGATAGACGTCAAGGAACCTTTGAAAGCGAAGATCCACAAGACAATCGAGCCCGAAGAGGTATTCGCCAAGACCGGATATTCTCGTCCCCATACAATTCATTGCGGTCCCGAGGGGATCTATGTCAGCTGCCTTGGCGGCCGCGGTGAAGACGGTACGGACGGCCCTCCGGGTATTTTCATCATGGACTGCGAAACCTTCGACATCATCGGTCAATACGAGATGGATCGGGGCAAGCAGGACAAACACTATGATTTCTGGTGGAACCTTCCTCAGGACTACATGGTCAGTTCTGAGTGGGGTTTGCCGCCGCAGTTCGAAAACGGTGTTGTCCCGGAAGATCTACTGTCCAACAAATATGGACATTCGATCCATTTCTGGGATTTGCGCAAGCGCAAGAATATCCAGACGATGGACTTTGGCGAGAACCATCAGATGGCACTGGAGATCCGCCCGGCTCACGACCCCACCAAGTCCTATGGGTTCTGTGGTGTCGTCGTCGACACCACCAATTTGCAGGGTTCAATCTTTACCTGGTGGCGCGACGAAGACGGAAAATGGAAATCCAAGAAAACCATCACCATCGATCCACGTCCGGAAAAAGCTGAGAACTTGCCACCACTGTTGCAGGGTTTCGAAGCCGTTCCGCCGCTCGTGACCGATATCGACCTCAGCCTCGACGACAAATACCTTTATGTTGCGTGCTGGGGGCTGGGAGAAATGCATCAATATGATGTCTCCGACCCGATGAACCCTGTTCTGACGGGCAAGGTTGAATTGGGCGGCATTGCCAGGAGCGCCAAGCATCCCAACGGCAAGGATTTCGCCTATGGCCCACAAATGGTGGAAATCAGCCGCGACGGAAAACGCGTCTACTGGACCAACTCGCTTTATTCGACCTGGGACGATCAGTTCTATCCTGGAACCGAAGGCGGCCAGATGGTTATGGCGCGTGTCGGCGAAAACGGCGGATTGGAGCTCGACAAGGATTTCTACATAGATTTCCCGAAGGGCTTGAGGGCCCACCAGATCCGCCTTGAAGGTGGCGACTGTTCAACGGACAGCTTTTGCTACCCTTCGGTCTGA
- a CDS encoding GMC family oxidoreductase: protein MTNEPVDVLIIGAGASGAAIAWSLLETRMRILCLEQGDHLQDKDFPSRREDYELARYGAFSCDPNVRKLKQDYPINSDDSCITPVNWNGVGGSTINFLGHWPRMKPSDFRTRTLDGVAEDWPVDYATLEPFYNLNDENTGVSGLGGNPGYPDYSPPLPPIPIGRLGQTLAKGFNKLGWHWWPSDVAILSKDRDGRQKCVNAGTCDLGCAAGAKGGTNFTYWPILENAGVELRTNSRVREIVIDQETGFATGVLYHDAEGKLHEQKAELVVVACNGVGTPRLLLNSKSKLFPEGVANRSGLVGKNLMFHPLTGVAGVFDEPMRGHEGPMACSILSQEFYETDPERDFVRGYGLHSGRSTTPMTFALGGYGIDNPIPWGAEHREIMDNVYPYLAGLTVVSEDLPEEANCVSLDPELTDSDGIPAPKITYTLGDNTRKMLRHGEAKAKELLLAAGAKQILAKGDDSVWWRAGWHQMGTCRMGDDPGRSVVNAWGRSHDVKNLFIVDGSIFVTAGAVNPTSTIQALALYIGDRIKTNIATLFD, encoded by the coding sequence ATGACCAACGAACCTGTCGACGTCCTGATAATCGGTGCCGGAGCCTCGGGCGCTGCAATCGCCTGGTCCCTTCTGGAAACCAGGATGCGCATCCTTTGCCTGGAACAAGGCGATCATTTGCAGGACAAGGATTTTCCGAGCCGTAGGGAAGACTATGAGCTTGCCCGCTATGGCGCATTTTCATGCGATCCGAATGTCAGGAAACTGAAGCAGGACTATCCGATAAATTCAGATGACAGCTGCATCACACCTGTGAACTGGAATGGCGTCGGTGGATCGACCATCAATTTTCTAGGCCACTGGCCGAGGATGAAACCATCGGACTTCAGAACACGAACTTTGGACGGCGTCGCGGAAGATTGGCCGGTGGACTACGCCACTCTCGAGCCGTTTTACAATTTGAACGATGAGAACACGGGCGTCTCGGGGCTGGGTGGCAATCCGGGATATCCAGACTATTCCCCGCCACTCCCACCGATACCGATCGGACGTCTCGGTCAGACCCTCGCGAAAGGCTTCAACAAACTGGGCTGGCACTGGTGGCCCTCGGACGTCGCCATCCTGAGCAAGGACAGGGATGGCCGGCAAAAATGCGTGAATGCCGGAACGTGCGATCTGGGCTGCGCTGCAGGGGCCAAAGGCGGCACCAACTTCACTTATTGGCCGATACTGGAAAATGCAGGCGTCGAACTCAGAACCAATTCCCGTGTCCGCGAGATCGTAATCGATCAGGAGACCGGCTTTGCAACGGGAGTTCTTTATCACGATGCGGAAGGCAAGCTGCATGAGCAGAAAGCGGAGTTGGTCGTCGTCGCCTGCAATGGTGTTGGAACGCCGCGACTACTGTTGAATTCAAAGTCGAAACTCTTTCCTGAAGGAGTGGCCAACAGGTCCGGTCTGGTTGGCAAGAACCTGATGTTTCATCCACTGACAGGTGTAGCCGGTGTCTTCGATGAACCCATGCGTGGGCACGAAGGTCCGATGGCCTGTTCGATCCTGTCGCAGGAGTTCTACGAAACGGATCCAGAACGCGATTTCGTTCGTGGTTATGGATTGCACTCAGGCCGCTCAACGACCCCGATGACATTCGCGCTTGGAGGCTATGGGATCGACAACCCGATCCCCTGGGGTGCTGAACACAGGGAGATCATGGACAATGTCTATCCCTATCTGGCGGGTTTGACTGTTGTTTCCGAAGATCTTCCCGAAGAAGCAAATTGTGTCAGCCTTGATCCGGAACTGACCGACAGCGACGGCATACCCGCGCCGAAGATCACCTACACGCTTGGTGACAACACTCGCAAAATGCTTCGCCACGGCGAGGCGAAAGCAAAAGAACTTCTCCTGGCCGCCGGAGCGAAACAGATCCTGGCCAAGGGTGATGACAGCGTCTGGTGGCGCGCAGGCTGGCATCAGATGGGCACGTGCCGCATGGGAGACGATCCGGGTAGATCGGTCGTCAACGCGTGGGGCCGAAGCCACGATGTGAAGAACCTCTTCATTGTCGACGGGTCCATCTTCGTGACCGCTGGCGCGGTCAATCCAACCTCAACGATCCAGGCTTTGGCGCTTTATATCGGCGACCGGATCAAAACCAACATTGCAACGCTTTTCGATTGA
- a CDS encoding aldehyde dehydrogenase family protein, translating into MNFPSKMYLGGALVDGQGSIEVANPATEETVTIVAAAGCEDVRCALEHARNAFPSWSRTSIFERQQWMTKLRDEVIRHEDYLRTCIHHELGKPWASTEEDFESLKNSLQFYAEEIARFHDFGLADRTGTHTHTMVHEAAGVAVAFLAWNFPLLNLAFKIGPAMAAGCPIIIRPSNDTPISAYAVGELCAKIGLPDGVVQILATDSYEAADTLSASPIPAVITLIGSTATGRHIMRTGATTIKRYSMELGGNAPVLVFADADLETAADIVCGVKFSNAGQICVSPNRVFVEAPILEEFTAKVVERAQKATTGWDRNADITTGPLVNARAWKRIKKLIDDAVLDGADLLAGGDRPAGLNRGHFLAPTVLANVRETMDVYRQETFGPIVSLIPFQGEDDLLENANDCDDGGLTAYIFTRDLAKAERYAAGLRYGEIQINGVKYDIDLPHGGIGQSGIGHDCSALALNDYLVLKRVTRALERGAA; encoded by the coding sequence ATGAATTTCCCGAGCAAAATGTATCTGGGTGGTGCTCTGGTTGATGGTCAGGGCAGTATTGAAGTCGCCAATCCTGCGACGGAAGAGACGGTCACCATCGTGGCCGCCGCGGGCTGTGAAGATGTGCGGTGCGCCCTCGAACACGCTCGCAACGCTTTTCCTTCATGGTCAAGGACATCCATCTTCGAACGCCAGCAATGGATGACAAAGCTGCGCGATGAAGTCATACGGCATGAGGACTATCTGAGAACCTGCATCCACCATGAGCTTGGAAAGCCATGGGCGAGCACCGAGGAAGACTTCGAGAGCCTCAAGAACTCTCTCCAGTTCTATGCCGAGGAAATTGCCCGTTTTCACGACTTCGGCCTTGCGGATCGTACAGGCACTCACACGCACACGATGGTTCACGAAGCTGCCGGCGTTGCAGTCGCGTTTCTTGCCTGGAACTTTCCGCTGCTCAATCTTGCTTTCAAGATCGGCCCGGCGATGGCGGCCGGATGCCCAATCATCATCCGCCCCTCAAACGACACACCGATATCCGCATATGCAGTTGGTGAACTCTGCGCCAAAATTGGGCTTCCGGACGGGGTGGTGCAAATCCTGGCAACTGACAGCTATGAAGCCGCCGATACCTTGTCAGCATCGCCAATCCCGGCTGTCATAACGTTGATCGGCTCGACCGCAACCGGGCGCCACATCATGCGAACCGGCGCAACGACGATCAAACGGTATTCCATGGAACTTGGCGGAAATGCACCTGTCCTTGTGTTCGCCGATGCGGACCTGGAAACGGCAGCGGACATCGTTTGCGGAGTCAAATTCAGCAATGCCGGACAGATATGCGTTTCTCCGAACAGGGTGTTTGTCGAAGCGCCCATACTTGAAGAATTCACGGCAAAGGTTGTTGAACGGGCTCAAAAGGCCACAACAGGTTGGGACCGGAATGCCGATATCACAACAGGCCCTCTCGTCAACGCGAGGGCCTGGAAACGGATCAAGAAACTCATCGACGATGCGGTGTTGGACGGTGCGGACCTTCTTGCCGGTGGTGACCGGCCGGCAGGGCTGAACCGAGGCCATTTCCTGGCCCCAACTGTGCTGGCAAATGTGCGCGAAACCATGGATGTCTATCGACAGGAGACTTTCGGACCGATCGTAAGTCTGATCCCGTTTCAAGGCGAAGACGACCTCTTGGAAAACGCAAACGACTGCGACGATGGCGGTCTGACGGCCTATATCTTCACACGAGATCTGGCAAAGGCGGAACGGTATGCCGCTGGTTTGCGCTACGGCGAAATCCAGATCAATGGTGTGAAATACGACATCGACCTGCCACATGGCGGTATCGGCCAATCGGGCATCGGCCATGACTGCTCAGCTTTGGCGCTGAATGACTACCTCGTCTTGAAACGCGTCACTCGCGCGCTTGAGAGAGGTGCGGCATGA
- a CDS encoding IclR family transcriptional regulator, with protein MHLERLINLLEIIAVAGRPVSTLEVQKATELPKPTCYRLIQTLLDRKLLDQPSDDGQYVVGERLIRIALLGKSDVDVRRCAAPLLKAAATKFNETVFLARFRSGKVEIIHVETPDDPARAFIHPGLGVRPMHACSCSKAIAAFAEPDFQEEILSRSMKQYTEHTKITKAELRAEFEEISKRGFADCDQEIDLGIASVAAPVSIGNIGATFSVGAVGPIRRFGKEYRLEIGQKLTGLSEKISGAIQLCNVAEI; from the coding sequence ATGCACCTAGAACGTCTGATCAACCTCCTGGAGATCATTGCTGTCGCAGGGCGTCCGGTTTCAACGCTTGAAGTGCAGAAGGCGACCGAACTGCCCAAACCGACCTGCTACAGGCTGATACAGACCCTGCTCGACCGAAAACTCCTGGATCAACCTTCCGACGACGGACAATACGTCGTTGGTGAACGCCTGATCCGCATCGCATTGCTGGGCAAATCGGATGTCGATGTCCGGCGATGCGCGGCTCCGCTATTGAAAGCCGCAGCCACCAAATTCAACGAAACGGTTTTCCTGGCACGCTTTCGCAGCGGCAAGGTGGAAATCATCCATGTGGAAACCCCGGACGATCCGGCACGCGCCTTTATTCATCCAGGCCTCGGCGTTCGTCCGATGCATGCCTGCTCCTGTTCCAAGGCGATTGCTGCATTCGCCGAACCAGACTTTCAGGAAGAAATCCTGTCCCGCAGCATGAAGCAGTACACCGAGCACACCAAGATCACGAAAGCTGAACTCCGGGCGGAATTTGAGGAGATTTCAAAACGGGGATTTGCCGATTGTGATCAGGAAATCGACCTGGGCATCGCAAGCGTTGCTGCACCGGTTTCGATCGGGAATATCGGCGCGACGTTCAGTGTTGGTGCGGTGGGTCCCATTCGCAGATTTGGAAAGGAATATCGACTTGAGATCGGCCAGAAACTGACCGGTCTATCGGAAAAAATCAGTGGAGCCATTCAGCTCTGCAACGTTGCGGAGATCTAG
- a CDS encoding S-(hydroxymethyl)glutathione dehydrogenase/class III alcohol dehydrogenase — translation MRTRAAVALEAGKPLEIMEVNLEGPRAGEVLVEIKATGLCHTDEFTRSGDDPEGIFPAILGHEGAGVVIEVGDGVTSLEPGDHVIPLYTPECRECEYCLNPKTNLCQSIRSTQGQGLLPDGSTRFSMLDGTPIHHYMGCSTFANHTVVPEIALAKVRKDAPFDKICYIGCGVTTGIGAVINTAKVEIGSRAIVFGLGGIGLNVIQGLRMAGADQIVGVDLNDGKATMAKRFGMTDFVNPSKVEGDIVAHLVELTRGGADYTFDATGNVKVMRAALEAAHKGWGESIIIGVAPAGAEISTRPFQLVTGRVWRGTAFGGASGRTDVPKIVDWYMDGKIEIDPMITHKLPLEEINHGFDLMHEGKSIRAVVEF, via the coding sequence ATGCGAACACGTGCAGCCGTGGCTCTTGAAGCAGGCAAACCACTGGAGATTATGGAGGTTAACCTCGAAGGCCCAAGAGCCGGCGAGGTGCTGGTCGAGATCAAGGCCACTGGTTTGTGTCACACCGATGAGTTCACCCGTTCAGGCGATGATCCGGAAGGCATTTTTCCGGCAATCCTGGGACATGAAGGGGCAGGGGTCGTCATCGAGGTTGGTGATGGGGTGACCAGTCTTGAACCGGGAGACCACGTGATCCCGCTTTACACGCCCGAATGCCGGGAGTGCGAATACTGCCTCAACCCAAAGACCAATCTCTGCCAATCGATCAGAAGCACACAAGGCCAGGGATTGCTGCCCGACGGTTCGACCCGCTTTTCCATGCTCGATGGGACACCCATTCACCACTATATGGGTTGCTCAACCTTTGCCAATCATACGGTTGTTCCGGAAATCGCGCTTGCCAAGGTTCGCAAGGACGCTCCGTTCGACAAGATCTGTTACATCGGCTGCGGCGTGACGACGGGGATTGGCGCAGTGATCAACACGGCCAAAGTGGAGATCGGCTCTCGCGCGATTGTGTTTGGACTGGGCGGTATCGGCCTCAATGTCATTCAGGGCCTTCGCATGGCCGGTGCCGACCAGATCGTTGGTGTTGATCTCAATGACGGTAAAGCCACGATGGCGAAACGCTTCGGCATGACAGACTTTGTGAACCCGTCAAAGGTCGAGGGGGATATTGTTGCGCATCTGGTGGAACTGACCAGGGGTGGCGCGGACTACACGTTCGACGCGACCGGCAATGTGAAGGTGATGCGCGCTGCACTGGAGGCGGCTCACAAGGGGTGGGGTGAAAGCATCATCATCGGTGTTGCCCCTGCCGGCGCAGAAATCTCGACGCGCCCCTTCCAACTCGTGACCGGGCGGGTTTGGCGCGGGACAGCGTTTGGGGGTGCTTCGGGCCGGACAGACGTGCCGAAGATTGTCGATTGGTACATGGACGGCAAGATCGAAATCGACCCGATGATCACGCACAAACTGCCACTGGAAGAAATCAATCATGGGTTCGACCTGATGCACGAAGGAAAATCAATTCGCGCGGTTGTCGAGTTCTAA